In Papaver somniferum cultivar HN1 chromosome 1, ASM357369v1, whole genome shotgun sequence, a genomic segment contains:
- the LOC113338585 gene encoding uncharacterized protein LOC113338585, protein MESIIARYMRQRREFAYPQPSSYTERYLDDSHGDYTIMYQEVLQEAHDLHQPEPTVVLTRRSINRCRVEADARMMQDYFNPGCRFGPKRFKARHGLLRELFLRLLPEICAQDEDFRQQRDACNIPGHSPHRKMLAVMKHLAKGVAADSVDDYTGMSASKIYMYVKKFMDALLWLFNDHYMRRATTEDTKRLLAENEARGFPGMLGSLDCTHWEWRCCPTDEAGRHVGQYKKPNLVLQLGLFDREKNALDPPCDFRINGHVYRHGYYLVDGIYNEIPGFVHGYKRRQTIPAIHKKFNEYHSAKRKDVERAFGGIKAKWGIIRNPCRYWFPRDLNTIMRDCLIMHNMCVEYEYRDRVWARSHARWRHLQADITEHIWQCHIQGLRDGEVGPVEVHDALPISDHGTTDVDEDADIYPSDDDNFYQNGK, encoded by the exons ATGGAGTCAATTATCGCTAGATATATGCGACAACGGAGAGAGTTTGCATACCCCCAACCGTCATCATACACCGAACGGTACCTTGATGATAGTCATGGAGATTACACAATCATGTATCAGGAAGTGTTGCAGGAGGCGCACGATTTGCACCAACCAGAACCAACGGTTGTTTTGACTAGAAGAAGCATAAACAGATGTCGTGTAGAAGCGGATGCTAGGATGATGCAGGACTACTTCAACCCGGGTTGCAGATTTGGACCTAAGCGTTTTAAGGCCCGCCACGGTTTGCTCCGAGAACTATTTCTTAGATTATTACCAGAAATTTGCGCCCAAGATGAGGACTTTCGGCAACAGAGGGATGCTTGTAACATTCCGGGTCACTCCCCTCATAGGAAAATGCTCGCTGTCATGAAACACTTAGCGAAGGGGGTGGCGGCCGATAGCGTTGACGATTACACTGGAATGTCTGCGTCTAAAATATACATGTACGTAAAAAAGTTTATGGATGCATTACTTTGGCTTTTTAACGATCATTACATGAGGCGCGCAACAACCGAAGATACAAAGAGGCTATTAGCTGAGAATGAGGCTCGTGGATTTCCTGGAATGCTTGGAAGCCTCGATTGTACCCATTGGGAGTGGAGGTGTTGTCCTACTGACGAAGCAGGCCGACACGTTGGACAGTATAAGAAACCAAATCTTGTTTTACAG TTGGGTTTGTTTGATAGAGAGAAGAACGCGTTGGATCCTCCTTGTGATTTTCGCATCAACGGTCACGTGTACAGACATGGATACTATTTGGTTGACGGAATCTATAATGAAATTCCTGGGTTTGTTCATGGTTATAAGAGACGTCAGACTATTCCGGCAATCCATAAGAAATTTAATGAATACCACTCTGCGAAGCGGAAGGATGTGGAGCGTGCTTTTGGGGGTATAAAAGCCAAATGGGGTATAATTAGGAATCCTTGTCGTTACTGGTTTCCTCGTGACTTAAACACAATTATGAGAGATTGTTTAATAATGCATAACATGTGTGTGGAGTATGAATATCGTGATAGGGTATGGGCGAG AAGCCATGCCCGCTGGAGACACTTGCAAGCAGATATAACGGAGCACATCTGGCAGTGTCACATTCAAGGACTGCGAGACGGAGAAGTCGGACCCGTGGAGGTGCATGATGCCCTCCCAATTTCAGATCATGGTACCACTGATGTGGATGAGGACGCTGATATTTATCCAAGTGATGATGATAACTTTTATCAGAACGGAAAGTAG